A genomic region of Bubalus kerabau isolate K-KA32 ecotype Philippines breed swamp buffalo chromosome 10, PCC_UOA_SB_1v2, whole genome shotgun sequence contains the following coding sequences:
- the RPL36AL gene encoding ribosomal protein eL42-like, whose translation MVNVPKTRRTFCKKCGKHQPHKVTQYKKGKDSLYAQGKRRYDRKQSGYGGQTKPIFRKKAKTTKKIVLRLECVEPNCRSKRMLAIKRCKHFELGGDKKRKGQVIQF comes from the coding sequence ATGGTCAACGTACCTAAAACCCGCAGGACTTTCTGTAAGAAGTGTGGAAAACATCAGCCTCACAAAGTGACCCAGTATAAGAAGGGCAAAGATTCCCTGTATGCCCAGGGAAAGAGGCGCTATGATCGGAAGCAGAGTGGCTACGGTGGGCAAACCAAGCCAATTTTCCGGAAGAAGGCTAAAACCACCAAGAAGATCGTGCTGAGACTTGAATGCGTTGAGCCCAACTGTAGATCCAAGAGGATGCTGGCCATTAAGAGGTGCAAGCATTTTGAACTTGGAGGAGATAAGAAGAGAAAGGGCCAAGTGATCCAGTTCTAA
- the DNAAF2 gene encoding protein kintoun, which translates to MAKAAASSPLEDLDLSGEEVQRLTSAFQDPEFRRMFSEYAEELTDPENRRRYEEEITALERERGVEVRFVHPEPGHVLRTSLDGTRRCFVNVCSNALVGAPSSQPGSGSAVSGRQWSLPYSLAPGREYASGRGTRYTVYDVVFHPDAIALARRHERFRQMLDATALEAVEKQFGVKLDRRNAKTLKIKYKGTPDAAVLRTPLPGGAPARPEGEPESPFPDFPYPYRYPAAGASAAVPRPQAPSPPEAVRQPAPTEPRYSVVQRHHVDLQDYRCSRDSAPGTVPQELVVTIELPLLRSAEQAALEVTGKLLCLDSRKPDYRLRLSLPYPVDDSRGKAQFNKARRQLVVTLPVAPTASRPEPAASPEEAADPPGTDGAACASACRGEEGPAGVYAGDASSGPSRTRAADAGITTPDAAGKERVAESEERDFGGQEISTTGAGEEPPSGAGNSPGDRGGGALSTSCGDLDAGLSVGSASVRPTLGVEARETREGPGREPAYRAMGGPGTDRGEALCPPLQCSQDEESLTLLVQVPWILPQSLQGEVNPIWYKLSFSTQDLVYYSFFLQFTPENKLSTKEPEVSISSNNAVINLAKSPECHGYWREWYYGLNNYCLEERLFVNEDNVNEFLEEVLSPPFKQTLPLTPPLIEVLQVTDSKIEIHAKLQECSNSEQLHEKEARVHEGSPLTEKENTEHATTSTTDSASSVAVTVLEADRCGSATCLQQGALDVSQKLFAESQQPKSEKEREFIKDKSAVYANERKDNLKEPVITEEKEPDGNHPSLLLNKTAVHNTPGFDHIKETNMQDGSVQIIKDHVTHCSFSFQNNLLYDLD; encoded by the exons ATGGCCAAAGCGGCAGCTTCTTCGCCGCTAGAAGACTTGGATCTTAGTGGAGAGGAGGTCCAGCGGCTCACCTCCGCCTTCCAGGACCCGGAGTTCCGGCGAATGTTCTCCGAGTACGCCGAGGAGCTCACGGACCCTGAGAACCGGCGGCGCTACGAGGAGGAGATCACGGCGCTGGAGCGTGAGCGCGGAGTGGAGGTGCGGTTCGTGCACCCGGAGCCGGGCCACGTATTGCGCACCAGCCTGGACGGGACCCGGCGCTGCTTCGTGAACGTGTGCAGCAACGCGCTGGTGGGCGCGCCCAGCAGCCAGCCCGGCTCTGGGAGCGCGGTGTCCGGCAGACAGTGGTCCCTGCCCTACAGCCTGGCCCCCGGCCGCGAGTACGCGTCGGGGCGCGGCACCCGCTACACTGTCTACGACGTGGTCTTCCACCCAGACGCGATCGCGCTGGCCCGGCGCCACGAGCGCTTCCGCCAGATGCTGGACGCCACGGCCCTGGAGGCCGTGGAGAAGCAGTTCGGCGTGAAGTTGGACCGGAGGAACGCCAAGACCCTGAAGATCAAGTACAAAGGGACCCCGGATGCCGCCGTGCTGCGCACGCCCCTGCCCGGAGGCGCGCCGGCCCGGCCCGAGGGGGAGCCGGAGAGCCCTTTCCCCGATTTCCCCTACCCCTACCGATATCCGGCGGCCGGCGCGAGCGCTGCAGTCCCTCGGCCCCAGGCGCCCTCCCCTCCAGAGGCCGTCCGGCAGCCCGCCCCCACCGAGCCTCGCTACAGCGTGGTGCAGCGCCACCACGTGGACCTCCAGGATTACCGCTGCTCCCGGGACTCGGCGCCCGGCACCGTGCCGCAAGAGCTGGTGGTTACCATCGAGCTGCCGTTGCTGCGATCGGCCGAGCAGGCGGCGCTGGAGGTGACGGGGAAGTTGCTGTGCCTTGATTCAAGGAAGCCCGACTACCGGCTGCGACTCTCGCTCCCGTACCCGGTGGATGACAGCCGCGGCAAAGCACAGTTCAACAAGGCCCGGCGGCAGCTGGTGGTGACACTTCCCGTGGCGCCTACCGCTTCGCGCCCGGAGCCCGCCGCGTCCCCGGAAGAGGCAGCCGACCCGCCAGGAACTGACGGCGCAGCCTGCGCTTCCGCTTGCCGCGGGGAGGAGGGCCCGGCGGGGGTTTATGCTGGGGACGCAAGCTCAGGTCCCAGCCGAACCCGGGCTGCAGACGCCGGGATCACAACTCCGGACGCTGCCGGGAAGGAGCGCGTCGCAGAATCCGAGGAACGGGATTTCGGCGGGCAAGAGATATCAACCACGGGGGCCGGGGAGGAGCCGCCTTCAGGAGCCGGAAACTCACCTGGGGACCGTGGCGGAGGCGCTCTTAGTACTTCCTGTGGGGACCTCGACGCGGGCCTTTCTGTAGGGAGCGCGAGCGTGCGCCCGACCCTCGGCGTGGAGGCGCGCGAGACCCGGGAAGGCCCCGGCAGGGAGCCGGCTTATCGAGCGATGGGTGGTCCAGGGACCGACCGCGGCGAAGCTTTGTGCCCGCCTTTGCAGTGTAGTCAGGATGAAGAATCCCTGACACTGCTCGTTCAAGTGCCTTGGATCCTGCCTCAAAGTCTTCAAGGGGAAGTGAACCCCATCTGGTACAAATTGTCTTTCTCTACCCAAGACTTAGTTTATTATTCCTTCTTTTTGCAATTTACTCCAGAGAATAAATTGAGTACCAAAGAACCAGAGGTTAGCATTTCTTCCAACAATGCAGTGATAAACCTGGCCAAGTCTCCAGAATGCCATGGATACTGGAGAGAGTGGTATTATGGTTTAAACAACTATTGTTTGGAG gaaAGGTTATTTGTCAATGAAGACAATGTTAATGAGTTTCTTGAAGAGGTCCTGAGCCCTCCATTCAAACAGACATTACCCCTGACTCCACCATTAATTGAAGTTCTTCAGGTTACTGATAGTAAGATTGAAATACATGCAAAG TTGCAAGAATGCAGTAACTCTGAGCAGCTTCATGAAAAAGAAGCAAGAGTCCATGAAGGAAGTCctttaacagaaaaagaaaatacagaacatGCTACCACTTCAACAACTGATTCTGCTTCATCTGTAGCAGTCACAGTCCTAGAAGCAGACCGTTGTGGTTCAGCCACATGCTTGCAACAAGGGGCTCTTGATGTTTCTCAGAAGCTGTTTGCAGAGTCTCAGCAACCTAAGTCAGAAAAGGAACGTGAATTTATAAAAGACAAAAGTGCTGTTTatgcaaatgaaagaaaagataacTTAAAAGAACCAGTAATAACTGAAGAGAAAGAACCGGATGGAAACCACCCATCTTTGTTACTGAACAAAACTGCAGTTCACAATACACCTGGTTTTGACCACATAAAGGAAACCAATATGCAGGATGGTAGTGTGCAGATCATTAAAGATCATGTGACTCACTGCTCATTCAGTTTTCAGAATAATTTGCTTTATGACTTGGATTaa
- the MGAT2 gene encoding alpha-1,6-mannosyl-glycoprotein 2-beta-N-acetylglucosaminyltransferase: MRFRIYKRKVLILMLVVAACGFVLWSSNGRQRKNEALAPPLLDADPVRGAGARAGDHPAVSVGIRRGSNESAAPLVAAAPQPEVDNLTLRYRSLVYQLNFDQTLRNVDKAGSWTPRELALVVQVHNRPEYLKLLLDSLRKAQGIDDVLVIFSHDFWSTEINQLIAGVDFCPVLQVFFPFSIQLYPNEFPGTDPRDCPRDMEKNAALRMGCINAEYPDSFGHYREAKFSQTKHHWWWKLHFVWERVKVLRDYAGLILFLEEDHYLAPDFYHVFKKMWKLKQLECPECDVLSLGTYTAIRNFYDVADKVDVKTWKSTEHNMGLALTREAYQKLIECTDTFCTYDDYNWDWTLQYLTVSCLPKFWKVLVPQVPRIFHAGDCGMHHQKICRPATQSAQLESLLNNNKQYLFPETLTISEKFMTALSPPRKNGGWGDIRDHELCKSYRRLQ; the protein is encoded by the coding sequence ATGAGGTTCCGCATCTATAAGCGGAAGGTGCTGATCTTGATGCTCGTGGTGGCCGCCTGCGGCTTCGTCCTCTGGAGCAGCAATGGGCGACAAAGGAAGAACGAGGCCCTCGCCCCGCCGCTGCTGGACGCCGATCCCGTGCGGGGTGCGGGCGCCCGGGCCGGGGACCATCCCGCCGTGTCGGTGGGCATCCGTCGGGGCTCCAACGAGTCGGCGGCTCCACTGGTCGCCGCGGCCCCGCAGCCCGAGGTGGACAATCTGACGCTGCGGTACCGGTCCCTAGTGTACCAGCTGAACTTTGACCAGACGCTGAGGAATGTAGATAAGGCCGGCTCCTGGACCCCCCGAGAGCTGGCGCTGGTGGTCCAGGTGCACAACCGGCCCGAATACCTCAAACTGCTGCTGGACTCACTTCGAAAAGCCCAGGGAATCGACGACGTCCTCGTCATCTTTAGCCATGACTTCTGGTCGACCGAAATCAATCAGCTGATTGCTGGGGTGGATTTCTGTCCAGTTCTGCAGGTGTTCTTTCCTTTCAGCATTCAGTTGTACCCTAACGAGTTCCCGGGCACAGACCCGAGAGATTGCCCCAGAGACATGGAGAAGAATGCAGCTTTGCGAATGGGATGCATTAATGCTGAATATCCCGACTCCTTCGGCCATTATAGAGAGGCCAAGTTCTCCCAAACCAAACACCACTGGTGGTGGAAGCTGCATTTTGTATGGGAGAGGGTCAAAGTCCTTCGAGACTATGCTGGCCTCATACTTTTCCTAGAGGAGGATCACTACTTAGCCCCAGACTTTTACCATGTCTTCAAAAAGATGTGGAAATTAAAGCAGCTAGAGTGCCCCGAGTGTGATGTTCTCTCCCTGGGGACCTATACTGCCATTCGAAATTTCTATGACGTGGCTGACAAGGTAGATGTGAAAACGTGGAAATCCACAGAGCACAATATGGGTCTGGCCCTGACCCGGGAAGCCTATCAGAAGCTGATTGAGTGCACAGACACTTTCTGTACTTACGATGATTATAACTGGGACTGGACCCTTCAATATTTGACTGTATCTTGTCTTCCAAAATTCTGGAAAGTGCTGGTTCCTCAAGTTCCTAGGATTTTTCATGCTGGAGACTGTGGTATGCATCACCAAAAAATTTGTAGACCAGCCACCCAGAGTGCCCAACTTGAGTCACTCTTAAATAATAACAAACAGTACCTGTTTCCAGAAACTCTAACTATTAGTGAGAAGTTTATGACAGCCCTTTCCCCACCTAGGAAAAATGGAGGGTGGGGCGATATTAGGGACCATGAACTCTGTAAAAGTTATAGAAggctgcagtaa